The Rhipicephalus microplus isolate Deutch F79 chromosome 4, USDA_Rmic, whole genome shotgun sequence sequence AGAGGCTGTGTTGTCGGCCACTGAAAGTCACTCTCGCTCAAGGCCAGTGCAGCATGCCTAATTTTTAGGTAGCTAGTAATTAATAACTGCAATCAATGTAATTATTACATGTAATGTACTTTGTAAGTTCCCCTTCCATTAGGTCTTAAAGGGACCTTGAAATGGTTTTGacgattttgtacaaacacattgggccagTAGACCAAGTCCTAAGGGTTATTCCACACCAATTTGAGCTTTCTGCATAAACTATGTCATTTGTTAAAACACTTGAAAGCTGCGAATCTCTGCAGATTGCTGCGACTCAGCAAACACGTTTTCAACTGCCCATTCACACGACTCTGCTGTATTAACACGACGTCACCGAGGCTGATGATTTGATTGGCTGTGGAATGCGTGGAAGTAAAATCGGTTGAGAAGGTGGTCGTACATGTTGGAGCTGATTTCAACCAGTCTTTGATCTTCATCTTTGTTGCCAGATGGTGTGCGTGGTGCCGGGCGCACTGtgtgatggcctccgagattgtgcTCAACCTGTCAACGTACAATCTCGGAAGTCTAGATTGGGGGAAGCTCAAATTATCAAGTgcactcatgagagctctgcaatcGCCGGCGTGTCTCATGAGTTGTGGAGACAAGGCGGAGGTGAGAAAGAGTGTATGAAATATTAGTTCATAGTGGCCTTGGTACAAGACAAGTCGCTAAATTTGTGGTGCGAATGGTGTGACGATGCTCTTGCCTAAACACTGAcaagacttaaaaaaaaaaaaacatttcagcatCCCATTAATGGCACTGAACATACTGTAATAAACAAAAAGTAAACTGTAAAGTTCAATGCTCATCAACTTTGTTTACAACATTAAGTTGAACTTATTAATGTCCTTGTGGCATATAGGCCTTCCTGAAAAAAACTATTCTTCATTTGTATTGCTGTATCTGTATTCCATGATAGTTTTTCTAATtgtatctctgaaatatcccaTTAGATCAACGGCAAATGAATTTCAGTATCTGTATTTCAGGCTTCAAATCCATGTATTTCGATGTCTGCATTCCGGAATACTTTTCCAAGTACCAATGCAGCCCTCGGCTTTGCTGAAGGCATAAACCCAGGATGCTCTGGCAGTGTAGGACATCATGTGGCAGAAAATTCAGCACAGAACCGGACTGGGAAAAAAATGCCCCACCTCCCCGTAAGCTAGGGAATCGTGAAGAAATTCAAATGCATTGCGTAGCATTTATAACAGCGTTTCGCATGTGAGAACCTAGGGTTAGTagaatagtcttttttttttttcttacacagtgcagccaatagcgccgttcaccacacatggcgttttttttttttttttgtcgcgagaaacgcggtatgcgtttccagctgtaGTAGTTAGCCTGCAAGGTTAAAAAATACTGTGAAGTGAAccaaacaaacagcgttctcggctcggcattggcgtttcacagtggcgtctcgagcacacatttccggatgttcttgagatgCGCCCAGCCAGCAAACGATCGAGAGGCGCGAGCGAACGGGAAAGTGGGGCGCGGGGAGGAGGGAAAGCGAACAGCGacagaaggagcggcgaagcactgcacccacCCTTTCcaacactctctcgcaccacgaGCTCCgattgctaggggcgaggataagcgctcgcacccgcagctgttgctatgggagagggccgGGGTGAGAGCGGCGGTGCGGACAACACCGGATGTCTGACATAGCCCGACCATAGAACAAAGAAATTGcccaactaagaaatgcattcgcatttaaaagctctAAGCTCTCGGTCCAGCTCTCGGCAGTCCAGGAAGTGCCGTGCTCCCTaacgggttgcagaaattaggcgtctttTCTTTCCTCTAATCACAACCACCACCTGTACCCTTTCCAACACCTTCTCGCACCTCaagctccggttgctaggggcgaggataagccctcgtgcccgcagctgttgctatgagagagggagtgagagcggtgGCGTGGACAACACCAGATGCCTGACATAGCTCGACCATAGAACAAAGAAAtcgcccgactaagaaatgcattggcATTCAAAAGCTCTAAGCTCTCGGTCCAGCCCTCGGCAGTCTaggaggcctgcgaacgggcgAAGGGCAATGGTCTTCCAGTTTCGGCGCGGCCAGCAACTGCTGCGGACACACGTTCGGAAGGTGTCTGATCGGAGTTCTCCAGgactaaataaagttcattctACTTCATCATTGAAAGCGTCGTGTAACGGCCTGTGTCCTTTGTAGCGAAATCGTTCGATGAAATCGAAAAACGCGCCTCTCAAGCAGGATACTTTTTTAAGCGACTGCACTTGCAAGTAGTCGTATCTAGCATGCATACGTCGGTCAATTATTGTAATTATGAATTGATTAAATTTAAAAGAAAATCAAAACCGCGTTTTCTTCTCGTAGTTGGTCTTTTCCGCTTCCGGCTTGACCACAAGCGCAAAATGTGCATTGCAAGGAAGCCGGCTCTCGGCTGACTCTCGCGTGTGATTGATTAGCGGCCGCACGAAGTGTGTGTTTTAGCGTCCTCGTGATAAAATAAGAAGAATACAGATTAGGAGTGGCTTCAGCGGTCGTCCCGAGGTCGTTATTTTTTCCCGAGCGCTCGCTTTCTTGCGCTGTGTGAACTTTTATTTCGCATGAGCGGCATCCGCGTCGGCACCCAATTAGCCAGCAAGATGACTTCCTCGAGCTTAAAGTGCAAGATCGGCCCCTCCATTCTCAACGCCGACTTGTCGAATATATACGAGGAATCTCAGAAACTATTGGACAGCGGAGCGGACTATCTCCATCTGGACGTGATGGACGGACATTTCGTGCCGAACCTTACTTTCGGACATCCCGTCGTCAAGTGCCTCAAGAGCAAACTGCCCAAGACTTTCTTCGACATGCACATGATGGTGCAAGCACCGGAGAATGTGAGAGGTTTAGACACTCCCGTTCGTTTATCGTTCCATATATTTCCCCGCAGATAAGAATTGTCTGACGCAAAACTGTACACTGCTGCTTCAGCAATAGATTAGTGTATTTGGCTAATGTGGGCCTGCTTTACGTCTCGTAGTTCTTTCGAATGCATTAACTAACGTAACTGTTTGAACCACGGAGTTTCATaatatgaaactctatggtttagGCATAGTGGACACACACACCTTGTATATGGCAGACCTTTCTTAGTAAAGGTTTTATTTTGTATTACCCGTGTTTTGACATAAGTAAACGAGATGGGTAATTTGAACCCATCTCGGAAGCCGGTCGAATGGCAGTTGCAACTTCAATACTCTCACACTACGAAATAAATGGACATTAAATAAATTTTTCAGTGCGGAATATTCTGGGCAATTTTGTAAATATCAGGAATGGGGTAAGGTCTTGCAAGGTGTGTCACAAGGAGTGTCAAGACCCCCATAATTCCGCCACTTTTTGGACATCATTTCGCCTCAGGTGACATTAGTGAAACATAAATATACACATGTCGTGCATTTTGCAttcatttttctctttatttcattAACTGTATGAGTGCAGTGAAGACAAAACATACAACAAAGGTACACACATGCTGTGTGTTTTTGTATTCAATGCACTCTTACCGTTCATAAACAAGCTGCATAGCAGGTTCATAAACAAGGTTTATAACTAGGTGCCCAGATTAATACCGTGCCTTGTACAGCTGGAGCACCACTTTTATATTATAGCTACTTATCAAAAGGACGTTTTACTGTGCCATAgatattttattgttttcttttgcagTGGGTGTCGCCGATGGCAGACGCAGGTGCCGATCAATATACATTCCACATCGAAGCAACGACAGAACCCCTTGAACTTGTGCGCAAGATCCGGGAAGCCGGCATGAAGGTTAGTTTTTTTGTTGCAGTTAAGGGCTTATCATGCTACACGATCCACAGAACACTAAAAAGCGGTTTCAATGCCCATTGAGCAGGGATTGCCTTGCAATTAAGTCATGACTACCATCTCATTAGGTAACTGTATTTGTAATAAAAATTTTGCATGTTGCATTTTATTTGTAGCAACATGTATCTGGGACAGTAACCTGGAATTTTAGATAAGAAATCTGCAGTTAATGATGGAAAGAAATATAATGCATGCATAACTGGTCGATCAACAACAGTGTTATTTTGGGTGATGTAATATGCCTAGTTTCAGGTGGTGTAGGTATAGAGCAAGCAGCCTCTATGTTGCACACTGCTTTTGAAATACGAGAAGTTACAGTGCAAAAATATGCTTACAAGAGTAGACATCTGGTAATGAAACTGAGAAAAATAAATGTCACCATTACTCCTCACAGAAAGACAAAAGCACAGAATGTGCAGCTTCTTAGCAGGATCTTCAAAATTATGCACTCACTGCTCACGGTATGCTTAAAAATCTTGTGCCTGACTTGTGTCGTATCTGCTAACCAGGCGcatgcacttgtatctaaaggctGGTTATGAAGTAATTGGACAGACACGAATTGGGATCCTAGGCTTATGTCTTGGAGGAGAGGTCCTGGCACCTTGTTTTTATAGCCAGAAGTTCAGCCATCTTGTTGACCCATTGCTCTTGGCACTTCTAATCATCTCTCTGTAATGGATTGGCACAAACTTTGAACTTTCACTTCAATTGTCTGCCAGCGAGTACTGTTGAGGCTTCTCATAATGACACCTATGAAAATTTTGTAGAAGTTTCTGACGAAGTGGACGTGGCCCTACGTTCTTTTTCTCGTTCATTCAAGAACATGATGAAAACCTGTGCCATGATTGCATGACAGCCTGCATGTGTTGCTCAGTGACATCTGTAGTTCAGAGACCCAAAACACCATCTTCAGTCCTGCTCGCCACACTGCAAACACAGCTTGTGTAGCAAGCAAAATGTGCCATGTAAAAAGCCTGAAGAAATAGCTCTCCTTTCATTTTCTTGAAGCCGTGAACAGCAATATTTTTTTAGGGCCTGGTTGCTATGGAAAATTGCTCACCTGTGCCAGCAGTGCCAGTACCACTGTGCGAAAAAGATTGTTCCACTGCAACTCAGGGGTGTTGGCTGGCATAGGAGAGCTCCCAGCCCTGCGAAAGTAGAAATAAAGggtttgcgggggggggggagatttgcTTCTTGCGAGGCCCTGCCTTGTGCATGCACACGTGGGCTGGCTGGGGTCTGCTTTTAAAGGTCCTTCTTCTATGTCGTGCTTTCGTCGTTCTTGCCCTATGTTCAGGGAATGTGAACAGGGATGAGAGAAACGCTGATTGAGAAAGACAACACAAACAACATCTTGAAGGGAAAAGTTGTGCTTTGACTATCTCGTAGCTGGtatcaccaaaaaaattaatCGCTTAAGCTACACTCTGCAGCACGTTATCTTTCGGCTTGCACTCATCTTTACATCCGGGGACCTGTTGTTTGTCTTCTGCAGGTAGGAGTAGGCATCAAGCCAAAGACACCCGTAGATGTGGTGCTACCTTTGGTGGAGCACGTTGACATGGTGCTCGTCATGACTGTGGAGCCTGGATTCGGTGGACAAAGTTTCATGGCAGATATGATGCCCAAGGTATAGAATAATCAAGTCTCTATGTATAATGCACTATGGTTATTTAATCTGGGAACTGCTCACAAAGAACAGTAGTTTTTATCTCCTACATGAAAATTTAGGCTTTGAATACTCTCGCTGACCGTTCTTATTTGATTTTTAGAGATGTGTTCTGCTAGTTAGCTGCTACACTGTGTATTGCATGAAAGTAATAGACACTTATGATACGCACACAGCAGCCGCCATACTCTGTAGCGATTCGATTTCCGAAGAGGTTTCTTGTGGGGGTGCCATCACCATGCCTCCCTGGCAGCGGGATCACCCAATCACGTGTTGTCAGCAGTGAACTCTCCATTTGTAAACCAAATCATTTCAGAATATTACTCTTGGTGAAAACATCGTGCTAATTTCAGCTGAAATGGTTGCTATTATCGTCTAGATGTTATGTTGGGGTATGTTACTACCGTCTCACATGGCTAATATAACGAGAAGAGTGTTTTCGGAAATGTCCCAACAAAATTCTCGGGTAATCTTCGATTAGCCTTGAGAGCTAGATAAAATGCCTTAGCAGATAACACTGTCTTGGAAAAGAGATAGCTTTAGATAATTGTTTACAGTTCACTCTGCCAAGTCACGTATGCTTGTAGAGGATGCTGCCTAAAACTGCATAGTGGGAACACTGTATGTGCGGTGTTCATGTTAGAAAGCAGAGGATCACTGTGCAAAGTTTGCATGCAAATTGAACACTGAAAATTTTGTTTTTACAAACTGGTTGTGAATTAACTAACTTGTCCGGTGTTTTAAACAGTGATAGAGTGTAAACGTGGTTCATTGGGTgccgacgatagttatagcgcgagaacaaaacgacgacacagagacaagaatcgtgtctttcgtgtccttcttgtctctgtgtcgtcgttttgttctcgcgctataactatcgtcatgccataccaactagcccaagctgccacacttcattGGGTGCAATATGATTTCTAAACCAAGACATTTTATATCACGGTTATCGTGTTTTTAAAGCACTGGTGAGTGCTTTGTTTGCTCCTTTCGTGGTTCACTGTCTTACACTGCTACTCGCATATCAAAAAGCAAATTGTAAATGAGCTTTCTAGGTGTGTCCTCCTAAAATTCTTGAGACTGGATCACACGCTTATTACGCACCAACTGTTGCAAACTGTGTTGTGCTTGTACTCACAGTTTTTGCGAGTGTTGCATATACACTCTACAACTCCGTCCCCTCACTGCAATGCCTCTGGCACAGAGTGTTACAGATCAACAAccaaaagagaaataaagaatgATCTGTAAGGTTGACTGAGCACAAGCTGATGGCATTTCCACATGGCTTGGTTATTTTGTGCTCACTCTAAGCACACTCTAGTTACGGCGATGCTAAACAGAAACAACACAAACAAAGCTTTGCCAGTTTGAACTGTCCATTTATAAAAAACTGTGTAGGTGTTAAACTCAGGTCTTGCTCATTTGGAAATACATAATAAATCTCTCTTTTGTCACTGTCGAAAACTTAATCGAGGACTTTCCAAATACTTCATTACATGTGATACATCGCTTTTACTGTATCTAAGCTTTTTAAGATGCTTCATTATATTCAAGCTTTTATACTTTCCCTTACATTGGGGAGTCTTGAAATGAGGCACCATGCTCTCGGAGTGAACGGAGACAGCAGGTGAGGTCGAGTCAAACCGAACAAAACATTTATAGAAACACTTTTACATCGATGATATTGTCAGACGAATCAAAATACATTACtagtgatcaacacgctaaaaaAACCTCATACAATATTCTAATGCACTCAAACAACATAGCAAGAAAcacaaattagcacgaaagcagTAGCGCCTCCGCTCAAATCGCCCCGAAGGGCCCAGAAGAAACAACCCGCGGCGCTCTTCCCATGGACCTGCTGCGGGAGAtgattgcttacgccagccgCTACATGCCAAAAACAAGCCTCTCATGTCTCATGTGTCGCCACCCGGCCTCGCCACCAGGCGTCATTGCCAGCGCtacccatgatgatgatgattacgatgGTGAGCTCTCGCGAGCACTGCGACACTTACCACCCAGCGGCTGTTAACCCCGAATGTAGCCTATTCGCAAGACGTGTGTGGCACGAGGCACACCTGACTTTACAGAGTGTGATAGCAGCCCCACAACACCAGATTGCGTGTTCCTTTATACTGCCCCAGTTTTGCTGATACTGGCATCTGGTTTCGCATTATGACAACTCTGCACAGGGCTAACTTTACTGGTTGTTTTTAGTGTTAGCTCATCGCTAATGTTAGTGGTTGGCTGCACATTTTTTCTTGTACCCTATTATATCATTGTTGCCTGGATATTAATGCATGACAGTCATAGTTGTCAGTAGCAACTGAAGTGTTGCGTTGCTAGGCATGTAAATGAAAGTCGAATTCCCAGCATAGAGAAAGGGAAAAGTTAGAATGGAACATTGTGTTAGTTAGAACAGTGTGCCATGCAATAGAACAATATAAATAAAACTAGTAGAAAGCTATTAGGCACACACATGCCAAGCTTTGCTTGCCCTCATTTTCCCAGTACGgaaagggctcctgaaatttgaATCTTTCTTCCATTTTTTAAAATGCGTAAGCATTCTTTATGCGCACTCAACAAGCGAGCTTTCTGTCCATCTGTGTATCACATAAGACGATCACTgctgcatacctgccaagtctcccggattgtcCGGGAGACTCCTGGATTTCGACtgtttcttccgtttgtacggttgtcatgaaaatctcgtggaaattaatgttttttttgtgtgatctggccgcattgacaaaaatgcaggtcagTCCGCTCCAGGCTTTTTGCAAACCCACCGCATTTTAATATAAACGAATTTaggaggcgttcatctaaactAACAGTAGTCTCTGATGCGAAACTGCAGCTGATACGAATTTATGAAATTCTCCAGCGAAATTTCACTCTGTCTACTGGGTCATAATTTGAATGTTCCGAAAGCTTTTCTGAATCGTGGCATGTAATATGAACCGTAGTGTCAAAAACTAGGGAATGAAGGCCCATTGAGAGCAGCATGCTTGAAGCTTCAGAAGTATGCGTGCGACCAGCGCACGCATTGTATTTTACAGTGCATGTGGTTGTTGCCACAGccgctgtggacgaaaccacggtcGTGCTTGGCACAATCATGTATGGAGACGACACTGACAGTACTCCGAAAGTGTGCGCGCGTCCAAtgctcgaccagtcaaagcaacgctgctctcCGCAAACTGTGGAAAAGATTGTGCCAGATGCGATCATAGAAAGCATAAAATGACTTCATTTTGAAGGCACCTGCACAGCCACTGCATGCGGATTGAAAATGGATACAGTTTGCCGCAACCGCTGCGCATAAAACCACGGTCGCGGTGTCGCGATAGTGATCTACGAACTCTGAGGACACGTGACTAATgcagcggtagattaaaggcagtaaagacacgaaaaaaaaaaaaaggctcgaaGCCTTTTGGtgttcctgtccaaagaatctagtagcgagcaaagccaaagctttgacACGCTCTTTCGTAGCAGCCAGATGCGCCGTCCCATCTATTCATGCGTGCCCCAGGAAGACATGCATGAGTTGTTTCGACAGAAATAAAATTTTTGCTTGTTGATTTGATGACACAAAGTTTCGGGGGTATTTGCGCTGCTTGTTGAGATCATAGTGGGAAACCTACTTcatgtgttcggccactccaagccattataTTCATTCCATTCATTATGGGACCACAACGCCGCTGTTGGCACTTGTAATTGGGACCTGCCGCCTCCCTCTTGTTTTTGCgggatgtcttttttttctttcttttggtgcaaaaaaaaatagaaacaataaTCCAGTGCATCCCCCCCCCACCTACCTCTGTTGCGAAAATCTtccggattcagaatccttgaacttggcaggtatgccagTTTTATGAAATGagttgaaaataaaataaatgttttctctccgATGCCTGGGTTTGAACCAGTGTAGTATgccttactgaaaaaaaaaaaaaaaaactagatatgTTACTTGTTGTGTTGACAAAAAAGTAATGCTTCAGTGCCCTTCGCTGCCTAAAACAAGGCAATGCGTTTTCATTACCAAAAAAAGTGATGCACCCTACTCGTTCAAAGCCAGAAATTTGAATCTGTGCACCCTTGCTGCAGGAACCAGAATAACAATTTAATAAACCTCATATTTATATTTCACATAAAACCCTTAATAGAAACAACTACCGTATTTTAGGCAAATTACTGATATTGCTTGAAAACTTTACACAAGTTTTCCGACATTCAGCAATATTGTAGCGGCCTAAGCTTTACCGAAGAGTTGCATGTGATGGCTTATAACTTCAATGTATATGGTAAAGCCATTTCTCAAAGTTTCAGTAAACAGAGAATGAGATTTCATCATCAAGGCTTTATGGAAAGAAAGCATCACTGATATCGCAATAACTTTACTTTAATTCTGATAGCGTGCATCTGCTAACGTACGCAACATATGTGCAGACCTTGTAGGAATAAAGAAATTCTTTAATTGCATGGTCTTAAAAGAAATATTTGCAGCCCAAACAGTTTTTGCCTCTTTAACCCATATGCATATTTTCCATGAAAATCGCAAGTGTTTACGCAAAAGCATTTATGCCCAGCCTTGCTTGCTCAGGAATTCAACAACCAGAAATGTATATTTGCAGTGAGAAGTAGGTCGAAGCAAATTTCATTTTGCAAAAGAGGACTGATAAACAGCATTCTAGTATTATAAGGGACAACTTGCTGACAACTACAACTTGTACAATTCAAGCACCAGCTTTATTTCTGAGCTTTTGTCGGACAGCGTGCCTTGCTTCTTAGTGAATGCACCCGCAGCTCGATGAATAGGCACTTGATGGGCGCATTAGATGATACTCTTGCCGTCAGCACCTAGAAGACCGATAGCAGTCCACTGTTGCTGCATATGGATAGGTTCTGGGATTGTGGGCACTATGAGATGAAGATTTGTGTAGGGTTCCCAATATAATCTATAAAAAAGTAATGAGTAACAAGACACCTCACATTGACAAAAAATCCTAATATAAGTACGTTACCCACTATTGCTGCGAAACAGTAATGGGTACGTTAGTAAATTACATAAGCATGTTACATTTAGTGCTTTACGGCCAGTACTGGTTTGAATACAGGTACTCATGCTCCGAAGGTTGATGTCATCCATTCCTGCGAAGTATGAACATATGCGACCTACATGAATGCGGCATATTCGCTGTGCATAGCAATTAAATATGTAGCAAGGATAACACTCCCTTTGAAGGCTGTGTTTAGCTTTGTAAAAGTGCAATAAGAGCCCTCTACAGGACAAGAGGTTAAGCTGACAAACAGGATTGTATACAAAAAGAGAGTTGAAGCTCTGCAAAACTTTTGCAGTTAGATAGAGAGGTGGGCGAGTCTTGTGTCCTTCTCAAGCCTTGTGTCCCATGGCACATACACCGGTGCCAGAGAGGTGAAAGATCCTATGCTGATGCTGCCCGAAAATGGCGTTCCGTGGATGGCCATTACATGCAAAAATATGCAGTGCTTACGCAAAACCTAAACAACTGCCAAAGGAGATTGTCCGTGAATTTTTCTAACTTTGCAGCACAAGGCATATGTGAGTGCATCATATATAAACGGTGCCTGAATAAGATGGCAGTGGCTGCTAGAAGCACATAATTACGCTATTAAATGTTCGAATGCCTGACAACTGAGTCTTATACAAAAAATAAGGGGAGGAAAACATTAATAACATTTAGTGCACATGACATCTGATTAACTATGGTTAGTAATGCAGGGATTGTTTTGCGACTTCATTTCAAACGTGATGTCAAAAGGGGTGTCGCGGTTCTGCTTTGGTAATCTCTGTTTTGCTGTAATTCAAGCACTAGTGCCTTAAGCAGTAAATAGTGCTGTTTTTTTACACACAACTCATTACTTTAGCACTAGACTTTACTTGCTCTTAAAAGACACCTTACACCATAATTGTGAAATGTCAAGATGATTGCGTTGTTTGGTTGTCCTGTATACGTTGGAACTTACCGATAATTAGTGGCAGATGTTACGTTTGAGTTATTTtagtttggttttaaagtaagcgTGAGTGCTCATCTGAGTTGACCGCACCTCGCAACATTGACACTGGCATGGCGTAGATCAAGACCCCTTGTGACATTCCACAAGTAAAACGAGTATTGTCGATGTCACCAAGATATGTGGGGCCCACAGCTGGCACCCAGAAAGGGCCATTGTTCTTTGTCCGTCTCGTTTTGTTGTTGGGCTGCTCTCGAGGCGAAGTGGTTGTGGCTACAAGGCCAAGCATGCTTCTTATGTTTCCAGAGGAGACTTGTGCTTAACAGCTTTAAAGGAATTGAACAAAAATTGGAAAAACTGATGAAAACATCAGAACTCTACTCCAAATACACCACTGTTTCGATAAACAAGGTTTATTTCATATATTcttgaacagttggctgtatttTTGAGATTGTTAGCACGAGGCCGTTGCATgctagcagtgacgtcacatTCTCCCGGGCGCATGCCGGGACCACTTGAtgctcttcttccttttcttcgccTCTGCCGTCATTCCGCTCTCCCCGTTGCACAAATGCGCTGACCCCGGCCGAAAGCATTGTTCG is a genomic window containing:
- the Rpe gene encoding ribulose-phosphate 3-epimerase — translated: MSGIRVGTQLASKMTSSSLKCKIGPSILNADLSNIYEESQKLLDSGADYLHLDVMDGHFVPNLTFGHPVVKCLKSKLPKTFFDMHMMVQAPENWVSPMADAGADQYTFHIEATTEPLELVRKIREAGMKVGVGIKPKTPVDVVLPLVEHVDMVLVMTVEPGFGGQSFMADMMPKVKLLRSKFKELDIEVDGGVGPNTIHQCAEAGANMIVSGTAITKSNDPKDVIRTLRQSVDSVLK